In a genomic window of Bradyrhizobium sp. LLZ17:
- a CDS encoding MarR family winged helix-turn-helix transcriptional regulator, which translates to MTVSKTAEKLAEAAKGRKDPSDGPPEALQLGELSEQLGYVLKRAQLKVFENFLRCVASLQLTPAQFSVLLLVEKNPGRNQTEIASTLGILRPNFVALLDNLESRDLCARIRSTNDRRSHILVLTDKGKAVLARARKLVATKHESRLNELLGQANREALLGMLSKIANEF; encoded by the coding sequence ATGACCGTTTCTAAAACCGCTGAAAAACTGGCCGAGGCGGCCAAAGGCCGCAAGGACCCGTCCGACGGCCCGCCCGAAGCCCTCCAGCTCGGCGAGCTGTCCGAACAGCTCGGCTATGTGCTCAAGCGCGCCCAGCTCAAGGTGTTCGAGAATTTCTTGCGCTGCGTGGCCTCGCTCCAGCTCACGCCGGCGCAGTTTTCCGTGCTGCTGCTGGTCGAGAAGAATCCGGGCCGTAACCAGACCGAGATCGCCTCCACCCTCGGCATCCTGCGCCCGAATTTCGTGGCCCTGCTCGACAATCTCGAAAGTCGCGACCTCTGCGCCCGGATCCGCTCCACCAACGACCGCCGCTCGCACATTCTGGTGCTGACCGACAAGGGCAAGGCGGTGCTGGCGCGGGCCAGGAAACTCGTCGCCACCAAGCACGAGTCGCGGCTGAACGAGCTGCTCGGCCAAGCCAACCGCGAAGCCCTGCTCGGGATGCTCTCGAAGATCGCCAACGAGTTCTGA
- a CDS encoding branched-chain amino acid ABC transporter permease codes for MNTTIMLFLLQDGITNGAIYALLGLALVLVFAVTRVILIPQGEFVTYGALTYASLASGQMPGTAKLALAMGIVAFAFDLFAARKALHGRLVARSLLANIVLPAIVLAVTIYLSGQKPPIAVAMALSLVIVALIGLSLYRIVFQPLAHTSVLVLLIASVGVHLALQGLGLLFFGAEGQRGPAVLSAAFTAGSLRFTGQSLAVYGITVAFIVGLWLFFGLTLYGKALRATAVNRLGARLVGIRTSLSGQIAFLLASVIGALSGILIVPITTLYYDSGFLIGLKGFVAAIIGGLVSYPLTAIAALFVGIVEAFSSFYASNYKEVIVFMLLIPVLLLRSLAAPAVEEEKD; via the coding sequence TTGAATACCACCATCATGCTGTTCCTGCTGCAGGACGGCATCACCAATGGCGCGATCTATGCGCTTCTCGGGCTGGCGCTGGTGTTGGTGTTCGCCGTCACCCGCGTCATCCTGATTCCGCAGGGCGAGTTCGTCACCTATGGCGCGCTGACCTATGCCTCGCTGGCCTCGGGCCAGATGCCCGGCACGGCCAAGCTCGCGCTGGCCATGGGCATCGTCGCCTTCGCCTTCGACCTGTTCGCGGCCCGCAAGGCGCTGCATGGCCGGCTGGTTGCGCGGAGCCTGCTCGCCAACATCGTGCTGCCCGCCATCGTGCTGGCTGTAACCATTTACCTCTCCGGCCAGAAGCCGCCGATCGCGGTCGCCATGGCGCTGTCCCTGGTGATTGTCGCACTGATCGGACTGTCGCTCTACCGCATCGTGTTTCAGCCGCTGGCGCACACCTCCGTGCTGGTGCTGCTGATCGCCTCGGTCGGCGTCCATCTGGCGCTGCAGGGACTTGGCTTGCTGTTCTTCGGCGCCGAGGGCCAGCGCGGGCCCGCCGTGCTGTCGGCCGCCTTCACCGCGGGCTCGCTGCGGTTCACCGGCCAAAGTCTCGCGGTCTACGGCATCACCGTCGCCTTCATCGTCGGCCTGTGGCTGTTCTTCGGCTTGACGCTCTACGGCAAGGCGCTGCGGGCCACCGCCGTCAACCGGCTCGGCGCGCGGCTCGTCGGCATCCGCACCTCGCTGTCGGGGCAGATCGCCTTTTTGCTCGCGTCCGTGATCGGCGCGCTCTCGGGCATTTTGATCGTGCCGATCACCACTCTCTATTACGACTCGGGCTTCCTGATCGGCCTGAAAGGCTTCGTCGCCGCGATCATCGGCGGGCTGGTCAGCTATCCGCTCACCGCCATTGCGGCGCTCTTTGTCGGCATCGTCGAGGCGTTCTCGTCGTTCTATGCCTCCAACTACAAGGAGGTGATCGTGTTCATGCTGTTGATTCCGGTGCTGCTGCTGCGTTCGCTGGCAGCCCCCGCCGTCGAGGAAGAGAAGGACTGA